The DNA window ACTCGATCTGGACCATCGCTCGAAAAGAACTGAGTGACAGCTTCCGTAATCGCTGGTTGGTAGCGATTTCACTGGTATTTGCCACATTGGCGCTCGGCATCGCTTGGTTTGGTGCGGCCGCATCCGGACAGGTGGGCTACGGTTCCACCCCGGCCACCATCGCCAGTCTTGCCAGTTTAGGCATCTTCCTGATTCCCTTGATTGCCCTCTTGCTGGCTTACGACGCCATCGTTGGAGAAGACGAGGGCGGCACTTTGCTGCTGCTGATGACTTATCCGCTTAGCAAAAGCCAATTGCTTTTAGGCAAGTTCCTTGGCCATGGCCTGACGCTAGCTCTGGCGACCTTGATAGGCTTTGGCGTGGCTGGGGTAGCCATTGCCGTACTGGTGGACGGCGTTGCCGTCGGTGCACTGGCGGCAGCAATGGGCCGTTTCATCGGATCAACAATCTTGCTGGGCTGGGGATTTATTGCGTTAGCTTATCTGATCAGTGTGCGAGTCAACGAAAAACCCATTGCCGCCGGCATGGCCCTCGCCATCTGGTTCTTCTTTGTACTGATCTTTGATTTGGTGTTACTGGGTGCGCTGGTGGCTAGTGAAGGCAAACTCAATCCCGAACTGTTGCCTTGGCTATTGATGCTTAACCCCACCGACATCTACCGCTTGCTCAACATCGTTGCTTTTGGCGACAGCACCCAACTCAGCGGTGTGCTCAGCCTAGGCTCCGACCTGCCGATTGGTACAGGCGGTTTATGGCTAGGTCTTGCTCTCTGGTGCGCCATCCCGTTGACCGGCGCGCTGTTGCTGTTTAAAAACCGAAAAATTTAACCCAGACCGGAGACACATCAAACATGGTAAATAAAACCAAAGCCTGGCTATTTGCTGCGTTAGCGGCCATTGCAATCACCGGCTGCTCCGATGCCGAACAGCAAGTACTCGCAAAACCCGACCCGGTCCACTTTGAATCTGGCGACGAATGCCACGTCTGCGGCATGGCCATCTCCAACTTCCCGGGCCCCAAAGGCCAAGCCTTCACCGAACGGGAACAGAACGTCCGCAAATTCTGCTCAACCAAAGACATGCTCGCATGGTTCCTACAACCTGAAAACGAAAACCGCGACCACACCCTCTACGTACACGACATGGCCCAAACCGAATGGGAGCACCCTGAAGACACTCACCTGATCGACGCCCGAGAAGCCTTCTACGTAGCTGGCTCCACGCGCACCGGCGCCATGGGCCCAACCCTGGCCTCCTTCGCCAGCCAAAGCAGCGCTAACGACTTTGCAGCAAAATACGGCGGCCAAGTAATCGCATTCGCAGACATCACGCTAGACCACTTGAACACCGGCATGCCGATGGGCGGTGCGCATCACATGGGCGGTATGGAATCCATGGAAGGAATGCATGAAGAGCATGAAATGGGAGGTGTGACGGAGAGCGAGATCATGGATCAAAGCCATGATGGTCACGGAATGGAGCATTGAGGCTACAGCTCGAAAGATAGATAGAGCAGGGGTGGTTTTAGCACCCCTGATCCTGCCCCAAACGAGCAGGCTAGGATAAGTCACCCCCCAGTCATGTTCATAAACCGAAGAATCTCCACCTCCCCATCACTGGAAAAATGATGCCGCTCCGGCTTCAAATCCATCGCTGCAATAATCGCCTCCCGAAGCCGTTCATCATTCCCCGGATGCTCCCGCAACAACGGCAATAAATCCATAGAATGCTCATTCCCGAGGCACAATAAAAGCCGCCCCTCCACCGTCACCCGCACCCGATTACACGTCGAGCAAAAATTATGAGAATGCGGAGAAATGAACCCAATGCGCGAAGCGCTATCCGGCATCCGGTAATAACGCGAAGGCCCCCCAGAATCATCATCCGTCAGCTCAAGTTCATGATGCCGGGCAATAATCGCCCGAACCTCCTCACTCGTACACAACGCTAACCCACGGTCATGCTCAGAAATCTCCCCGAGAGGCATCTCCTCAATGAACGTAATATCGAGCCCTTTCGCGCGAGCAAACTCAACCAGATCCGGAATCTCCTCTTCATTCCGGCCCTTCATCACCACCGTATTGAGCTTAATCCGCTCAAATCCCGCCTCTTTGGCCGCATCAATACCGTCCAGAACCTGGCTAAGCTTTCCGGTGCGAGTGATTGTCCTGAACTTCTCCGCGTCCAGAGAATCCAGGCTGATATTGAGCCGGTCCAAACCGCCTCTGCGCAACCCCTCCGCCAAAGCGGGTAATTGGCTACCATTGGTGGTCATCGCAAAATCACGTAAGCCGTAACGACCTATTTCCCGAACCAGATCCACAACGCCCTTGCGGACCAAAGGCTCGCCACCGGTCAGCCGAATTTTCTGAGTTCCTAGCGACACAAAATTGCGAGCCACTTGAGCGATCTCCTCAAGTGACATGATCTTCTCTCGCGGAAGAAACGTCATCTCTTCGGCCATGCAGTACACACACCGAAAATCACAGCGGTCCGTCACCGACAGGCGGACATAATTCACTGTACGACCAAAACGGTCTGTCAGCACGGATTGCGACATTGCCTACACCTCTAACCGCGTGGATGAGTTGTTTTTCTTGGTACCATTATGGCAAAGCATGCATGCCGTCCGATACACAACTGAACCATCAATTGAGCCAAGCGCCAGTTGATCTATGTTATCCACCCTTCTTGTAACAGAACTCGTGCCGCCCTATAACATAGATGTGAAATAAATGTTATAAGTGAGGTCGCGATGATGAAGCAATATGAGAAATGGCTGGCCGTGGCGAATAACAGCATTCTGGCCTCTATCGGAGGGTTGTTTTTAACTATTCTTGTTGCCTACCCATTGGCAAATGCATTCTCGCTGGGGATCCAGGTGATGGCCCATATAGGAACCTTGTTTTTTGCAGTGGGCGTGAAAGTCTCATACGTGGCAAGATTAACATTCCTTAGCAAGCTGGGAAGACCTGTTCACTGAACCACGGTATAATAGGTGTAAGTGGAAACTATTGTGGAGCAATAGCGGTGCAACGAGGCAGAGTCGGGTTTCGTGTTCTTGCGTATCTCTCGGCTGCAGTTGCGGTTGTTGGAGTAGTGTTGCCGCTACTGCCAACAACGCCGTTTGTTTTGTTAGCCGCCTATTTTGCCAGTAAGGGGTCACCGGCCTTTGCCCGATGGCTTGAAGGGCATCCTCACTTTGGTCCAGCCATCGAACAATGGAGGCTCCGGCGCGCGATACCCACCCGGGCGAAAATACTGGCCTGCTGTATGATGGCAGTAAGCTGGATACTTTTGTTACTGATGGGGTTTCCTTTGATGGTTCTGATGATTTCAGGGTTGTGCCTTCTGGGTGTTGCCACCTACATGGTTACCCGTCCTTCTTACTAATGTTCTGGAGCCTTGCATGCACATTACCCGCTACACAGACTACTCGCTGAGGGTACTGATCTATCTAGCGGCTCTGGAAGACGATCGGTTAGCGACGATCCAGGAAATTGCGGATAGCTATGGGATTTCGAAAAACCACCTGATGAAGGTTGTGCACCAGCTCAATAAAAAACAGTACATAGAAACAGTACGCGGTAAAAATGGCGGAATGCGGTTATACCGGGCGCCTAGCGATATCAGCATTGGTGCCTTGGTGCGTGAAACCGAGCAACACCTCGACATTGTCGAGTGCTTCTCCGAGGAGGGTGCCTGTACGATCACGCCGGTGTGTGGTTTGAAAAATATTTTTGATGAAGCGCTGCAGGCATTTCTGCATGTACTTGATAAGTATACTCTTGCAGAGATTGTTCAAAGTAAGGATCGATCGAAATTGCTTCGCTTGCTGCAGGTTGTGTAGTCATGCGATACATACCGTAACGAACAAACGCCATTCCTTACGCGTGAGACACGCCGAGTCAGCTATTATTTAGGTTCGCACATTGAACCATTCATTGATTCGGGGTTCCCTTGATTCGTTTGCTGTTAGTTGTAATGCTGGCTTTCAGCTCGTTGCAGGCCATGACTGTAGCGGCTTCAGATCGCCTGTCTGTCACGCTGGATCGGCAAAGTAACGAGATTGATATTTCCCGAAAGCTCGCCTACTACGAAGACCCCACCTCCAATCTGAATGTTTATCAGATCAAGCGGCGCTGGGCTGAACTTGGCTCCCAAGAGGCTCCGCAAAGCGCCTATAACTTTGGTTTTACCCGCTCGACCTATTGGTTTCACACTCGCGTGGAAAACGTCTCCAGTCCGAACGATCGGTGGGTGATCGAAGCCTTGTATCCCATTATCGATGAAATGGAATTGTTTATTGTTCGCGCGACGGGCCAGGTGGAACGCCAGATTGCGGGTGATTCCGTACCGTTTCACGGGCGCGCCAAGGACCATCACAACATCAACTTCGACCTGAATTTGAGCCGAGGTGAACGTGTCGATTTGTACTTTCGAGTGAAAACCAGTGGCGCGGTGCAAATGCGCACCAAGCTCTGGAGCTTGGACGGCTTTAGTTACGCCGACCATCAAGAACGATTTGTTCTGGGTTTGTTTTACGGCTTGTTGGCAGCCATGCTGATCTTCAGTTTTCTGATATACCTTTCAATTCGAGACACCAACTACCTTTGGTATTCGGGTTATATTCTTAACTATGGTGCTCTTCAATTCAGCTTGAATGGGCTTTCTTTCGAGCATCTGTGGTCGGATTTTCCGTGGTGGAACAACCGCGCTGTCGCCGTTTTGATCGCATCGGGCATGGTTTTTGTGCTGAGCTTCTCCCGATCGTTTCTGGCTCTGAAAAACAATGCGCCGATCTTGAATCGAGTTTTTCTTTTCATGATCGGGATCTTCGTGCTGGCGGCTGTGGCGCCCATTGTTTCTCCGGATTATGCACCGGTTATACGCTTTAATAGTTTTATCGCGGTTATGGCGGCAATACTGGTGATGTTTGCCGGAGGCTTGTGCCTGTATCGGAATTTCAGACCAGCGCGCTTTTTCATGTTGGCGTGGACCGCATTGCTGGCGGGTATGTTGATCTATTTGTTTAAAACGTTTGGAGTGCTGCCAGCAAATACTGTAACCGAATATGCCATTCAGATTGGATCTGCGTTCGAGGTCATTTTGTTGTCGATAGCGCTGGCAGACCGTTTGCGGCATATGACGCAGGAAGCTCAACGGATCCAGAGTGAAATGAATACAGCGCTTGAGTCCCGCGTTGCAGAGCGTACAGCCGAACTGGAATCTGCCAACCGGCAGTTGGAAATGCTGAGTTCAACCGACAGCCTAACGGGGCTGTTCAATCGGCGCTATTTTGATACGCATATGCGAAAGGAAGTGTTTCGGTGCCGGCGCAGAGGGGCGTTGGCGCTTATCTTGTTGGACGTTGATCATTTCAAAGCGGTAAACGACAACCTGGGGCATCCGGCCGGTGACAAATGCCTGCGTAAGCTGGCGGATAAATTAATCAACCTTGTACAGCGCGAAACCGACATTATTTGCCGATATGGCGGCGAAGAGTTCGCAATGGTATTGCCCTACACCGATTTAGCGGGTGCGAAGCAGGTAGCGGAAAAGATTCGGGCCGGAATTGAATCGGATCTTTGGTTTGAATGGGAAGGTGAGCCACGGTCAGTAACCGTGAGTATTGGTGTGGCCGTGGTCAGCTCGGGCATTACGGTTGAGTCCGGTGACGTAGTGGCGATAGCCGACGACGCGCTTTACACCTCCAAGAAGGAAGGGCGAAACCGAGTGACTGCTCTGGAAGTAGGCGGCCACTCGGTTAGCGCAGTGGGCGTTAAGCCACAGCTGGTCGGCGAGTAATCCGCTCCGGCAAGGAGTGTCGAAGGATACGCTTCAACACCGTGCCGTACTGTTTGCCGAAACTGCCAGTGTTGTAGTGAATACCATGCTTTTGGCACACCTTTTGAACTTTTTCTGAAATTTCCGGATAGCGATGGGCGGGCAGGTCCGGGAATACGTGATGCTCAATCTGAAAACTTAGGTGCCCACTCATGATGTGCAGCCATTTCCCGCCGGTAAAATTAGACGAACCTGTCAGCTGCCGAAGATACCAATGGCCTTTGCTTTCTCCCTCTGCCTGTTCTTCGGTAAAGGTTTCTGCATCCTGGGTGAAGTGCCCGCAAAAGATTACCGTGGATGACCACAGGTTACGGATCAAATTGGCTACGGCATTGCCGGCGAGCACGATCGGGGCCACAGGCAGGGTCAGAACGGGGAAGAACACATAGTCCTTAAACGCTTGGCGGCCGGCTTTTTTTGCGGCCAGTTTCAGAAACGGGCGTTTCTCTTTGAGATGACTTTTCCCATGGCTCAATTTTTCCGCCTCGAGTTCGTGCAGGGCAACCCCCCACTGGAACAGGATGCTCAAGGCCGCATAGTTCAAGATCTGAAAGGTGTGACGGGGCCGCCAAGGTTCGTCGTTGCTCAACCGGAGCACCGCGTAACCGTAATCCCGGTCTTTGCCAATCACGTTGGTATACGTGTGGTGCTCGAAGTTGTGAGTGCGACGCCAGGATTCGCTGGAACAGGCGGTATCCCACTCGTAGGTCTGGGAGTTCAGGCTGGGGTCGTTCATCCAGTCGTACTGGCCGTGCATCACGTTGTGGCCGATTTCCATGTTCTCGAGTATCTTCGCCAGACCCAATGATGCGGTGGCCGCCAGAAAGACGGGTGGAATGAAGCCAAATGGCATCAATACCCGCCCGCCGATCTCCAATTTACGATGCAGGCGTACCATGCTGCGAATGTGGTTGGCGTCTCGCTCCCCTAGATCGGCCAGCACCTCGTCGCGGATAGTATCCAGGTCTTTTTGTAGCTCGTTCAGCTGTTGTTCATTTAGCGTATTCATTCGTGTACTCCTGGCGGCCGCTTTGGCCGCAGTGCAAAACAAGAAGGGTTATATGTCCAAAGCTACCGGGCCTTGGGGGATAGAAATACATAGCTGCACGCTTTCCGAACCGGGTCCGGATACTTGCCCAGTCAGCCGGTTGACTACTGTTCCGCTGGTCTTCGTGCAGGTGCACTGATGACAGATGCCCATTCGGCAGCCATGCTGAGGCGTTAGGCCGGCGGCTTCTGCCATCTCCAGCAGATTGGCGTCGCCTATTGAATCCACGGACAGGTTGCTAGCGCTAAACGTCACTTGGCCACCAATGTCAGAAGATGAAATTTGAGCCGGAGCTGGTGGGGCGAAGAAAGTGCTGTGCAGTTGCTCGGCTTTAATGTCCCGTTGGCGAAGTTTCTCTGTTGCTAAATCCATCAAACCTTTGGGACCGCACAGGTAGATTTCCCGGGCAGCCAAATTTGGGATCGAGTCCAAATCGTGATCGTTCAAGTAGCGAGGCGTAGAGCTTTCGTGAGTGGTGATAACATCCAGCGAGAAATCCGGGTGGCGAGCGGCTAGGGCAGCCAGCTTTTCCTTACCGATTACGTCGTTTGGAGTACGAACGTAATAGAGCAGGGTTACGGGCTCCGGATAATTACCCAAGGCCATGGTTTCAAGCTGGCTCAGAATGGGCGTGATTCCGCTGCCGCCGGCAATGAATAGCACCGGCTTCTTCTCTACCGGAATCAGAAAGTCACCAAAGGCTTCTGTCAGCCCGATGACGTCGCCAGCTTTCAAGTCGTCGTGAAGCCAGTTCGTGACCAGCCCTCCCGGTAA is part of the Marinobacter sp. JH2 genome and encodes:
- a CDS encoding ABC transporter permease subunit, yielding MNSIWTIARKELSDSFRNRWLVAISLVFATLALGIAWFGAAASGQVGYGSTPATIASLASLGIFLIPLIALLLAYDAIVGEDEGGTLLLLMTYPLSKSQLLLGKFLGHGLTLALATLIGFGVAGVAIAVLVDGVAVGALAAAMGRFIGSTILLGWGFIALAYLISVRVNEKPIAAGMALAIWFFFVLIFDLVLLGALVASEGKLNPELLPWLLMLNPTDIYRLLNIVAFGDSTQLSGVLSLGSDLPIGTGGLWLGLALWCAIPLTGALLLFKNRKI
- a CDS encoding acyl-CoA desaturase, with translation MNTLNEQQLNELQKDLDTIRDEVLADLGERDANHIRSMVRLHRKLEIGGRVLMPFGFIPPVFLAATASLGLAKILENMEIGHNVMHGQYDWMNDPSLNSQTYEWDTACSSESWRRTHNFEHHTYTNVIGKDRDYGYAVLRLSNDEPWRPRHTFQILNYAALSILFQWGVALHELEAEKLSHGKSHLKEKRPFLKLAAKKAGRQAFKDYVFFPVLTLPVAPIVLAGNAVANLIRNLWSSTVIFCGHFTQDAETFTEEQAEGESKGHWYLRQLTGSSNFTGGKWLHIMSGHLSFQIEHHVFPDLPAHRYPEISEKVQKVCQKHGIHYNTGSFGKQYGTVLKRILRHSLPERITRRPAVA
- a CDS encoding Rrf2 family transcriptional regulator, which produces MHITRYTDYSLRVLIYLAALEDDRLATIQEIADSYGISKNHLMKVVHQLNKKQYIETVRGKNGGMRLYRAPSDISIGALVRETEQHLDIVECFSEEGACTITPVCGLKNIFDEALQAFLHVLDKYTLAEIVQSKDRSKLLRLLQVV
- a CDS encoding nitrous oxide reductase accessory protein NosL; the protein is MVNKTKAWLFAALAAIAITGCSDAEQQVLAKPDPVHFESGDECHVCGMAISNFPGPKGQAFTEREQNVRKFCSTKDMLAWFLQPENENRDHTLYVHDMAQTEWEHPEDTHLIDAREAFYVAGSTRTGAMGPTLASFASQSSANDFAAKYGGQVIAFADITLDHLNTGMPMGGAHHMGGMESMEGMHEEHEMGGVTESEIMDQSHDGHGMEH
- a CDS encoding diguanylate cyclase, with amino-acid sequence MIRLLLVVMLAFSSLQAMTVAASDRLSVTLDRQSNEIDISRKLAYYEDPTSNLNVYQIKRRWAELGSQEAPQSAYNFGFTRSTYWFHTRVENVSSPNDRWVIEALYPIIDEMELFIVRATGQVERQIAGDSVPFHGRAKDHHNINFDLNLSRGERVDLYFRVKTSGAVQMRTKLWSLDGFSYADHQERFVLGLFYGLLAAMLIFSFLIYLSIRDTNYLWYSGYILNYGALQFSLNGLSFEHLWSDFPWWNNRAVAVLIASGMVFVLSFSRSFLALKNNAPILNRVFLFMIGIFVLAAVAPIVSPDYAPVIRFNSFIAVMAAILVMFAGGLCLYRNFRPARFFMLAWTALLAGMLIYLFKTFGVLPANTVTEYAIQIGSAFEVILLSIALADRLRHMTQEAQRIQSEMNTALESRVAERTAELESANRQLEMLSSTDSLTGLFNRRYFDTHMRKEVFRCRRRGALALILLDVDHFKAVNDNLGHPAGDKCLRKLADKLINLVQRETDIICRYGGEEFAMVLPYTDLAGAKQVAEKIRAGIESDLWFEWEGEPRSVTVSIGVAVVSSGITVESGDVVAIADDALYTSKKEGRNRVTALEVGGHSVSAVGVKPQLVGE
- a CDS encoding YbaN family protein: MQRGRVGFRVLAYLSAAVAVVGVVLPLLPTTPFVLLAAYFASKGSPAFARWLEGHPHFGPAIEQWRLRRAIPTRAKILACCMMAVSWILLLLMGFPLMVLMISGLCLLGVATYMVTRPSY
- the moaA gene encoding GTP 3',8-cyclase MoaA is translated as MSQSVLTDRFGRTVNYVRLSVTDRCDFRCVYCMAEEMTFLPREKIMSLEEIAQVARNFVSLGTQKIRLTGGEPLVRKGVVDLVREIGRYGLRDFAMTTNGSQLPALAEGLRRGGLDRLNISLDSLDAEKFRTITRTGKLSQVLDGIDAAKEAGFERIKLNTVVMKGRNEEEIPDLVEFARAKGLDITFIEEMPLGEISEHDRGLALCTSEEVRAIIARHHELELTDDDSGGPSRYYRMPDSASRIGFISPHSHNFCSTCNRVRVTVEGRLLLCLGNEHSMDLLPLLREHPGNDERLREAIIAAMDLKPERHHFSSDGEVEILRFMNMTGG
- a CDS encoding ferredoxin reductase; this encodes MLAKITQSKTLHWLGRQLSNSEDPRAFFDPLTAAMNPMWVQQYTPARVERITAETADTKTFELRPANRWGGFKAGQHLNIRIDIQGVRRTRTFSLSSSPALWESRGLITLTIKRLPGGLVTNWLHDDLKAGDVIGLTEAFGDFLIPVEKKPVLFIAGGSGITPILSQLETMALGNYPEPVTLLYYVRTPNDVIGKEKLAALAARHPDFSLDVITTHESSTPRYLNDHDLDSIPNLAAREIYLCGPKGLMDLATEKLRQRDIKAEQLHSTFFAPPAPAQISSSDIGGQVTFSASNLSVDSIGDANLLEMAEAAGLTPQHGCRMGICHQCTCTKTSGTVVNRLTGQVSGPGSESVQLCISIPQGPVALDI